From the Nonlabens marinus S1-08 genome, one window contains:
- a CDS encoding metallophosphoesterase: MNKNNILLLIGFVILSGCASYNAQYKEGEEVDIPYPPNSDIEKSFYLIGDVGYSPIGGKSDGLLSLESYLKTARETSGDYLVFLGDNIYPTGMPAEGSEFRPIAENHLDAQIDVAEQFEGKTIFIPGNHDYYNENLVNVEREKKYIEDALEDKDIWEPKVGCAVESKEISDDIQLLIIDSQWYLAKWDEIPTVNSDCDQIKTRKEFFIEIESQFKKNQDKTIIVVMHHPLFTNGVHGGQYAAIKHLYPTQSNFPIPVLASLASLIRTSGGVSAQDRQNSRYQELADRMATLAVASKAERILFASGHEHTLQYIVNEGVRQIVSGSGSKSGYVTLSNDGLFSYGGNGFARMDVMKDGSSWVQFYGFEDGKHKLLYTKKAIEESKVYNVDSLPSDFPAFAKANIYTDDRTDKSDAFEGLWGKKYRDLYGIEINAKVAVLDTLKGGLKVMRAGGGHQTRSLRLQDSKGKEYNLRALKKSAVQFLQTTVFKDQSVEEGFKGSAAEDLLYDFYTAAHPYGALAVPELSESLGIYHTNPEIYYVPKQKALGNYNFDYGDELYMLVERPEDNFKDLQSFGKPDDIHSTADVFEKLAQDEKYKIDQDSYVRARMFDMLLGDWDRHQDQWRWSEFELDNGNHIFKPIPRDRDQVFSNFDGAVFATLRTLIGITKQFATYNDNLDNVKWFNTAATYLDRSLAKEADREVWLEQARFIQNNLTDAEIEAAFRNLPAEIYVNPTTQDIINSMKDRRANLVDIAERYYKVLSRLAIVTGTDKDDIIDIERIEKGKTRVTVYRNKGGERADVVLDRIYDKTDTKEIWIYALDDEDIIHATDKAGNPIKVRVIGGQDNDIYDLEEGRAITLFDHQSKENTFTSIADATKRTTDAYGINLYDPRKNIKAYNVLTPAIGFNPDDGIRLGLQNVYTVDGFNRNPHTRVHKFTAGYYFATQGYLIEYQGEFAGIFRNANLLFYGKYTGPTFTENFFGLGNDTANNDDVVDFDFNRVRLSTYAVGAGTVYRGEYGSNLKLTATVRGIEVEDSQDRFIADYAATLSDPEFFDRKWYGDLNATYNYSSFDNPLNPTRGMIFEFDNGIIGNLQEFEDIFYYLKPKLGFHNAVTKNRKLVLRTLAQAHVILGDDFEFYQSAQLGQNTGLRGYRTQRFSGESSFAGTADLRYSFKEFKSGFLPLQIGIFAGGDVGRVWLDGEESKQWHNDYGGGFWINSADAIGATFNLFNGEDGLRFSFQVGFSF, encoded by the coding sequence ATGAATAAAAATAACATTCTTTTATTAATAGGCTTCGTAATCCTTTCTGGATGTGCAAGCTACAATGCTCAGTATAAAGAAGGTGAAGAAGTTGATATTCCCTACCCGCCAAATTCTGATATTGAAAAAAGTTTTTACCTCATAGGCGACGTAGGTTACTCACCCATAGGTGGTAAAAGCGATGGTTTACTTTCTCTAGAAAGTTATTTGAAGACAGCTCGGGAAACCTCAGGGGATTACCTTGTATTCTTGGGAGATAACATTTACCCAACCGGAATGCCTGCTGAGGGTTCAGAGTTTCGTCCTATTGCTGAAAATCATTTGGATGCACAGATTGATGTTGCTGAACAATTTGAAGGTAAAACCATTTTTATTCCTGGAAATCACGATTACTACAATGAGAACTTAGTAAATGTAGAGCGAGAGAAAAAATACATTGAGGATGCATTAGAAGACAAAGACATTTGGGAACCTAAAGTAGGTTGTGCAGTGGAGAGCAAAGAAATCTCTGATGACATTCAACTACTTATAATCGATAGTCAATGGTATTTAGCGAAATGGGATGAAATTCCTACGGTAAATTCAGACTGTGATCAGATTAAGACACGCAAAGAGTTTTTTATAGAAATTGAAAGCCAATTCAAGAAAAATCAAGATAAAACCATCATAGTCGTGATGCATCATCCCTTGTTTACCAATGGTGTTCATGGGGGACAGTATGCAGCCATCAAACATTTATATCCTACACAAAGCAATTTCCCCATTCCGGTATTAGCATCCTTAGCCAGTTTGATTAGAACTAGTGGTGGGGTGAGCGCGCAAGACAGGCAAAATTCAAGGTATCAAGAATTGGCAGACCGTATGGCGACACTTGCCGTTGCTTCTAAGGCAGAGCGTATTTTATTCGCCAGTGGTCACGAGCATACACTTCAATACATTGTCAATGAGGGCGTTCGGCAGATTGTTTCAGGCTCAGGTTCTAAGAGTGGATACGTGACCCTCAGTAATGACGGCCTATTTTCTTATGGGGGTAACGGTTTCGCTCGTATGGATGTTATGAAAGACGGTAGTTCTTGGGTACAGTTTTATGGTTTTGAAGATGGGAAACACAAGTTACTGTATACTAAGAAAGCTATAGAAGAGTCAAAAGTTTACAATGTGGACTCATTACCTTCTGATTTTCCCGCTTTCGCGAAAGCGAACATATATACAGATGACCGTACCGACAAGTCTGACGCATTTGAAGGGTTGTGGGGGAAGAAATATCGTGATCTCTATGGAATTGAAATCAATGCCAAAGTAGCTGTACTTGATACACTTAAGGGAGGATTAAAAGTGATGCGAGCAGGCGGTGGTCATCAAACTAGATCCTTAAGACTACAAGATTCTAAAGGCAAGGAATACAATTTGCGAGCACTTAAAAAGAGTGCGGTGCAGTTTTTACAAACCACGGTTTTCAAGGATCAATCCGTTGAAGAAGGATTCAAAGGCAGCGCTGCTGAGGATTTATTGTATGACTTTTATACCGCGGCTCATCCCTATGGAGCTCTTGCTGTACCTGAATTATCTGAGTCTTTAGGAATTTATCATACGAATCCAGAAATTTATTACGTACCAAAACAAAAAGCATTGGGTAATTACAATTTTGATTATGGGGATGAATTGTACATGCTCGTGGAACGTCCTGAAGATAATTTTAAGGATCTGCAAAGTTTTGGAAAACCAGACGATATTCATAGCACTGCCGATGTTTTTGAGAAACTCGCTCAAGATGAGAAGTACAAAATTGATCAAGATTCCTATGTTAGAGCGAGGATGTTTGATATGTTATTAGGCGACTGGGACCGTCATCAGGATCAATGGCGATGGTCAGAGTTCGAATTGGATAACGGTAATCACATCTTCAAGCCTATACCTAGGGATAGAGATCAGGTATTTTCTAATTTTGATGGAGCTGTATTTGCCACACTCCGCACGCTTATAGGAATCACAAAACAATTCGCTACTTACAATGATAATTTAGATAATGTCAAGTGGTTCAACACTGCAGCCACTTATTTAGATCGCAGCCTTGCAAAAGAAGCGGATAGAGAAGTATGGCTAGAACAAGCGAGATTTATTCAAAATAATTTGACAGATGCAGAGATTGAAGCCGCATTTAGAAACCTTCCTGCAGAAATTTATGTAAATCCTACTACTCAAGATATTATAAACAGTATGAAAGACCGTCGTGCCAATCTGGTTGATATAGCAGAGCGGTATTATAAAGTACTTTCCCGACTAGCAATTGTAACTGGAACAGATAAGGATGATATTATCGATATCGAACGAATTGAAAAGGGAAAAACAAGAGTCACAGTCTATAGAAACAAGGGTGGAGAAAGAGCTGATGTAGTGTTAGATAGAATATATGACAAGACTGATACTAAAGAGATCTGGATTTATGCGTTAGACGATGAAGATATTATTCATGCTACAGACAAGGCTGGAAACCCTATAAAAGTGCGTGTGATAGGTGGTCAAGATAATGATATCTATGATCTAGAAGAGGGCAGGGCGATCACATTATTTGATCATCAATCTAAGGAAAACACCTTTACAAGTATTGCAGATGCTACAAAAAGAACAACAGACGCTTATGGCATCAACCTTTACGATCCTAGAAAGAACATAAAAGCCTACAATGTCTTGACTCCAGCAATAGGATTTAATCCGGATGATGGTATACGTTTAGGGCTTCAAAATGTATATACCGTAGATGGTTTTAATAGAAATCCACATACAAGAGTACACAAATTTACGGCGGGATATTATTTCGCAACTCAGGGATATTTGATTGAGTATCAAGGGGAGTTTGCTGGAATATTTAGAAATGCAAATTTGCTATTTTACGGTAAATATACTGGGCCAACCTTTACAGAGAATTTTTTCGGATTAGGAAATGATACTGCAAACAATGACGATGTAGTAGATTTTGACTTTAATCGGGTACGATTGAGTACTTATGCAGTCGGAGCGGGTACGGTGTATCGTGGGGAATACGGCTCTAATTTAAAGTTGACAGCTACCGTACGTGGTATTGAAGTAGAAGATAGTCAGGATCGATTCATAGCTGATTATGCCGCTACACTTTCTGATCCAGAGTTTTTTGATAGAAAGTGGTATGGGGATCTCAATGCTACTTACAACTACTCCTCATTTGATAACCCACTCAATCCTACTCGTGGGATGATTTTTGAATTCGACAATGGTATCATTGGAAACCTTCAAGAGTTTGAAGATATTTTTTACTACCTGAAACCCAAGCTAGGATTTCACAATGCAGTAACCAAAAACCGTAAACTGGTTTTGAGAACTTTAGCCCAAGCCCATGTAATATTAGGGGATGATTTTGAATTTTATCAAAGCGCTCAATTGGGACAAAACACTGGACTGCGTGGGTATCGTACCCAACGTTTTTCTGGAGAAAGCTCCTTTGCAGGAACAGCAGATTTGAGGTACAGTTTTAAAGAATTCAAATCAGGATTTTTGCCTTTACAAATTGGAATTTTTGCGGGTGGCGATGTAGGTAGAGTATGGCTGGATGGTGAAGAAAGCAAACAGTGGCACAATGATTACGGAGGTGGTTTTTGGATCAATTCTGCTGATGCCATAGGTGCGACGTTTAACCTATTCAATGGTGAGGATGGTTTAAGGTTCAGTTTTCAAGTTGGTTTTAGTTTCTAA
- a CDS encoding Pycsar system effector family protein, producing the protein MTELLKTTDDYVLHLFKEKLDESYVYHNYTHTKRVVKSTQEIIDNSEIDVKEEKALLLAAYLHDTGYIYGAEGHEEASAKIAEEFLKDQGEDEESIELVKRLIRATKFNDQPEGKLQEILRDADSSHFAKDYYFETSELLKKELQMRGKEFTAKEWRKENIAVFTEKHRYYSDYAVKNWNTSKNENLMKLFKKKKKTKAKYNKEKIKVDLKNQSPERAIQTLFRTTLRNHIKLSDIADTKANILLSVNAIIISLALANIIPKLDQVSNRHLLYPTLVLILFSVASIILSIASTRPNVTSGEFTDEQVEKREVNLLFFGNFHKVPFERYEKALMSLLNDKEEVYQSLLKDLWLLGVVLNRKYSLLRWTYTIFMIGIISSVIAFIIAFTTYDYEVVANVIP; encoded by the coding sequence ATGACTGAACTGCTGAAAACAACTGACGACTATGTGTTGCACTTGTTTAAAGAAAAGCTTGATGAATCCTATGTTTACCACAACTACACTCATACAAAAAGAGTAGTTAAAAGTACTCAGGAAATCATCGACAACTCTGAAATAGATGTTAAAGAGGAAAAGGCTTTATTACTAGCCGCCTATCTACACGACACAGGATACATTTATGGTGCTGAAGGCCACGAAGAAGCTAGCGCTAAAATTGCCGAAGAATTTCTTAAAGATCAAGGTGAGGATGAAGAGTCAATTGAATTAGTCAAACGACTTATACGTGCCACTAAATTCAATGATCAGCCAGAGGGAAAGTTGCAAGAAATCTTAAGAGATGCTGATTCTTCACATTTTGCAAAGGATTATTATTTTGAGACGAGCGAACTACTCAAGAAGGAATTACAAATGCGCGGTAAAGAATTCACCGCTAAGGAATGGCGCAAGGAAAATATCGCTGTTTTCACTGAAAAGCACCGCTATTACAGTGACTATGCTGTAAAAAATTGGAATACTTCTAAGAATGAAAATTTGATGAAGTTGTTCAAGAAGAAGAAAAAAACCAAAGCAAAGTACAATAAAGAAAAGATCAAAGTAGATCTAAAAAATCAAAGTCCAGAAAGAGCTATTCAAACGCTCTTCCGCACCACTTTGAGAAATCACATCAAATTGAGCGATATAGCGGACACTAAAGCTAACATTTTGCTATCCGTTAATGCAATTATTATATCACTTGCATTGGCTAATATCATTCCAAAATTGGATCAAGTAAGTAATAGACACTTGCTCTACCCTACTTTAGTACTTATACTTTTTTCTGTAGCCAGTATTATTTTATCCATTGCTTCCACAAGACCAAATGTTACTAGTGGCGAGTTTACTGATGAGCAAGTCGAAAAGCGTGAAGTGAATCTTTTATTCTTTGGTAACTTTCATAAGGTTCCCTTTGAACGTTATGAAAAAGCCTTGATGAGCTTACTCAATGATAAGGAGGAAGTTTATCAAAGCCTACTAAAAGATTTATGGCTGCTTGGGGTGGTTCTAAACAGGAAATATAGCTTGCTGCGGTGGACTTACACGATTTTCATGATCGGGATCATATCTTCAGTTATTGCATTTATCATCGCATTTACTACTTATGATTATGAGGTTGTTGCAAATGTAATTCCTTAA
- a CDS encoding GAF domain-containing protein gives MAKKGKKGTDLGVEVVLRFDKIINVYKERIENEDNSFKKLYYSALLQALAKGGFPSAEINDENVKKYSEQINLVLAELFPESLTHNEIKAATIPFSTKLFNCTKRLQNILKQAGDDFEFDFLENSKFDRFLMACGLILNKCYDRKLDMSSVMHAEIPDSNGNIRTYRITYNADFIDVFTHKDTHELTEEEINELLRYPENEKLWKDSFPLGSYRFEGFGIISFTDITVDAAISDLKTVLLNNPGSKLAQQENIEDIFKKMFNMDKIYAGFTSFDSYDRTFEQMSFTDSNSYLLGSSHSKHCENALCSEAYKQLIDLKKPLIIPDLDDFNTRQGNKFMSENLREAGFKSAILYPVTKKKRLLGVLELGSEIPYALNSFNASKIENIIEYIKSAIIRGAEEDENRIKAIIQTECTSIHPSVQWKFEREARRILKARMNDREETFKDLGFEDVYPLYGQIDVVGSSDARNTAIKEDLCGQLDNVCSIIASAKEFEPLPIYDQIAFRVKEYNSKLEDGPIDANAERGIIKLLTEEINPVMDHIKTLSEDLKKRTVAYQEQLDPVNGVIYKKRNNYDNAVQTINHALSRYIDNKQKEAQEIYTHFFERFKTDGVEHNIYVGKSIREDLDFNVVYLYNLRLWQLQTMIEMEDKFYSIQKNLPSQLDAASMILVFDSTLSIRYRIDEKRFDVDGTYNARYEVIKKRIDKACIKGTEERVTQKGTISIIYTNKENEREYMRYVNYLQFKKYLGEEVEHLELEDVQGVIGLKAIRVNILYGFKASENRMTYDDLIKELHLQQPHNHK, from the coding sequence ATGGCAAAGAAAGGGAAAAAAGGAACTGATTTAGGCGTTGAAGTAGTGCTACGCTTTGATAAAATCATCAATGTTTACAAAGAACGCATAGAGAACGAAGACAACAGTTTTAAAAAGCTCTATTACTCCGCATTGTTGCAGGCTTTAGCAAAGGGCGGCTTTCCTAGCGCTGAGATAAATGATGAAAATGTAAAAAAATATTCAGAGCAGATCAATCTAGTATTAGCTGAATTATTTCCAGAGTCCCTTACACATAACGAGATTAAGGCAGCCACCATCCCCTTTTCTACTAAACTATTTAATTGCACTAAGCGATTACAGAATATTCTCAAGCAGGCAGGCGATGATTTTGAATTTGATTTTCTAGAGAATTCAAAATTTGATCGATTTCTTATGGCTTGCGGTTTAATCCTCAATAAATGTTACGATAGAAAACTCGATATGAGTTCAGTCATGCACGCTGAAATTCCTGATAGTAATGGAAATATAAGGACCTATCGCATTACCTATAATGCAGACTTCATAGATGTATTTACACATAAAGATACTCATGAGTTAACAGAGGAAGAAATCAATGAATTACTCAGGTATCCAGAAAACGAAAAGCTATGGAAAGACAGTTTTCCTTTAGGGTCTTACAGATTTGAAGGTTTTGGAATCATATCCTTTACAGACATTACAGTTGACGCTGCGATATCTGATTTAAAAACGGTTTTACTCAACAATCCTGGATCTAAGCTGGCACAACAAGAAAACATAGAAGACATTTTTAAAAAGATGTTTAATATGGATAAAATCTATGCTGGTTTTACCTCATTCGATTCTTACGATAGAACCTTTGAGCAGATGAGTTTTACCGACTCTAACAGTTATTTATTAGGGTCAAGTCACAGTAAACATTGTGAAAATGCGTTGTGCAGCGAGGCATATAAACAGCTCATAGACCTTAAAAAGCCACTTATTATTCCAGATCTCGACGATTTCAACACAAGACAGGGAAATAAGTTCATGTCTGAAAACTTGAGAGAGGCTGGCTTCAAGAGTGCCATACTGTATCCAGTGACTAAGAAAAAGCGGCTGCTAGGCGTACTAGAGTTGGGTAGCGAAATACCTTATGCCCTAAACAGCTTTAATGCTTCCAAAATTGAAAATATCATTGAATACATAAAATCAGCAATCATACGAGGTGCGGAAGAGGATGAAAATAGAATTAAGGCCATCATTCAAACGGAGTGTACCTCAATTCATCCCAGCGTGCAATGGAAATTTGAGAGAGAAGCGCGACGCATTCTCAAAGCCCGCATGAATGATAGGGAAGAAACCTTTAAGGATCTTGGGTTTGAAGATGTTTATCCATTATACGGTCAAATTGATGTAGTAGGAAGTAGTGATGCTAGAAACACTGCTATTAAAGAAGATTTGTGTGGTCAATTAGATAATGTTTGTTCCATTATCGCTTCCGCGAAAGAGTTTGAACCACTTCCTATCTACGACCAGATTGCATTTCGTGTCAAAGAATACAACAGTAAATTAGAAGATGGGCCTATTGATGCAAATGCTGAAAGAGGAATTATCAAATTACTAACCGAAGAGATCAATCCAGTCATGGATCATATTAAAACCTTGTCTGAGGATCTAAAAAAACGTACTGTAGCTTATCAAGAACAGTTGGATCCTGTTAATGGGGTTATTTATAAAAAGCGAAATAACTATGACAATGCAGTGCAGACTATAAATCACGCATTATCACGATATATTGATAACAAACAAAAAGAAGCACAAGAAATTTACACTCATTTTTTTGAACGTTTTAAAACCGATGGAGTTGAGCACAACATCTATGTAGGTAAGAGTATAAGAGAAGACTTAGATTTTAATGTAGTATACCTTTACAACTTAAGGCTGTGGCAATTACAGACTATGATTGAGATGGAGGATAAGTTTTACTCCATTCAAAAAAACTTGCCATCTCAACTAGATGCGGCATCCATGATTTTAGTTTTTGATAGCACCTTAAGCATCCGCTATAGAATTGATGAAAAACGATTTGATGTAGATGGGACCTATAACGCTAGATACGAAGTGATCAAAAAGCGCATAGATAAAGCGTGTATAAAGGGTACTGAAGAACGTGTTACCCAAAAAGGGACCATATCCATTATCTATACAAATAAAGAAAATGAGCGGGAATATATGCGCTACGTCAACTACCTACAATTCAAAAAATACTTAGGTGAGGAAGTAGAGCATCTAGAGCTTGAAGATGTTCAAGGAGTCATAGGCTTAAAAGCCATAAGGGTAAACATCCTCTATGGCTTTAAGGCATCTGAAAACAGAATGACATATGATGACTTGATTAAGGAATTACATTTGCAACAACCTCATAATCATAAGTAG